The nucleotide sequence AACTGATTCACCCTTCAAGTGCTACTTACAGAATTTTCATTTCCGCTATTTCAGAAAGATTAAGAGAATTTGCTTTTGCGAGGTATCTAGAATGTAGAGAATATTCTTCAGCGGCAGAAAGAGCGGGACCCCCAAGATCACCAAAACCTAAAAGTTTAGCAAAGTTGAACCCATTTTGTGCCCGAGCAGTTCTTTCCCATTGTTCTGTGCGCCGTTGATCAGGATCTTTAATTATGGACATGAAAGCAGGATCTAAATATGATTCCAAGTATGAAGAGTTCCTGTAATGAAAATAACTTTGAACATTAGAATATATACGATTAGACAAATATACAAGGTTATACTTCTAAATTCTGTATTTCTTATTTTGAGGTTCCTACTAAATTCTTCTCATTTGAAGTAGAAATCACATAATAAATGAGTTCAAGGGGTGTTTGGATGAGAATTCTGAGGCTGTTTATCTTACATGTTCATAAATGATGGTGAATTTCTGATCATTTTGAGAATGAACAGATAAAACGACCAAAGATgacaacttttcaaaaaaaaagggCAGACTTCGTGTGAAGTACAATAGAAGTAAAACTAAAACAATTCATGTTAGAAGCAGCTGTGAATAGGCAAGTAGGTTTTACTCTAAAAATACTGAATAATGTTGCATCTAGCATGAAACTAATAATTTGACCCTAAAACAATCACATTATCAGACACAGATTTTGTTGATCCAAACATTAACTTATTTAGATAATCAGTACCAAAATGAAAATCAAAACACCCCTTAAATGGCCTCTACAAGAAAAAGGTTGAAATGCTAAAAGTTGAGAGTAAAGGTGACTCACCGTCTAGTTAATCCTTGTTGATCACTAACAGGAACATCAAGTGAAGCTCGGGGTGGTTTAGGAACAGTATTCTTGATATTCGGTAATGGTTTTATTCTGATTTTTCGTTCATCTATTACTGTTTCACCATTTTCATCTCCAACATCAGCAGGAAGCTTTGAAATGGCAATTTCTTCCTCCTTTTTATCTCGGGGAAAGTATAAAGGAAGCAATCTACATATGTACAGCAAATAAGGGTGTTTGTGTGTTTACATCAGTATCATCATAACAGATTTACCAGCAAACACTTTGTGTACCCTGTTCTATAGAAGACAACCGGTTTAATTATGGTGACAAAAAACATTTTATATTCAGATTAGGAAGAAATACACAAAATGTTTCAAATAAACACAACCCAAATGTCCATTTTATAACTAAATGTATGAAAATGCACATGTAGTAAACATGGAAAATAAGCAGATCCACCAGCTTACCTCTTATATATTTCTGTATCATTTGTTGTCGTTAAGCAAAAGACTACGCCTGATATTTCATTCTTTTGTTTCTCAAGAAACCGGCGCACAGTTCCTGATAGACTTAATATTAGGACTTTATAATGATGTAGCAATAGAGTACACGTaatatacaagcatatataaagaaTAAAGAATAATGTATAATCAATAAAACTTTTCAAAGCATATACATGTTTACATGCTTTCTTAATATTATTTAATCTGCAATATGTTCATCAAGAACTACTTACTTATTGCCACGTGGGCAGCTGGTTCCCGAGGGTAATTTTTGGCCTCTGTGTATATACAACCCATTGCAATGCTGCATTCACCAAATTTCAGGGTATGATTAGATGAAAAGTTGCATGATATAGATAAAATCATATATGCAGTCTATGAATTTGAATAAACCTTTGAAGCCCATTCTCAATGAGGAGTTCTAAACAAGAACGATAGCAGTGACTCAAAGCATTTTCTGCTGCAGTATGATATTTCACAGCGTACTTAGGCCCAACTGTATGTATAACTCTcctgaaaaaaagaaaaaaaaaacacacgtAACTTTGTATGTCATTGAACAAATTTAAGGTATTAATTGTTTTTAGAATACCATATACTGGGTGGTAAATGGATGTGCAAAATTGCAAACGTACTTTCTATATGTATTCATTATGTTGCAATCTCTTACTGTTAAGTGAtccctttaaaaaaaattaatgcaATCTTTTATAAAATGTCTGGACGAAAAAAtaaaccaaaaataaccttgcaggaAGATCGTAAGCATTAGTAACTTTAGCCATTCCTGTTCTGCAACCACCCTGTGAAGCAAAAAAGTTGTATTACTTTCTTTAATTCTTTCAAAAATCAACAATATGTCATAAATTATGCATTTTCATTCAAAATATTTACTATTAATAGAAAGGTTGTGTTACCAATGTGGCACATTCTTCAGCAAGACCAGGCCCAGCTGCAGCATGTAAACCAGGACTGCAATGAGCTTCATCCAAGTTCTGTAAATACAAAAATAGATATTGGTCAATAACATCAACTCATTAGACCGTATATGTGATTAAAACTTAAGTTATGTGATATACAAATTATAAATTCATCAATCATATTGTCACTTGTCAGCATTATTAATTGATTACCTCATTTGTAGAATTGACAACAGCATCTACCTCAAGATTCCATGGATTACCTCTCCAAAGATAAATCTTCGAATTAACTTCATGATCAACTGGAAACCTAGAAACTTTTCCACTAATTTCCGCCCCAGAAGACGACGCTAACGGATCAGGAAAATGCATGTTTGGAAAATTAGGATCTTCAATTTCATAAGAATATCTAAAATCTCCATCACTCCATTTAGGAACTTGATCAAGAGTCACCACTGTGTCACCACTATCACTCGGCTGTCCGCCGCGAGTAACAATCGCCGTTGACGCCATATGCCGGTTGTACATCTATTTCCTATCAAATCTCCACCACCTTCCTTTATCCAGCAaaaaaacaacaatcaaacaatTATTTTCTTACTTTCCTCACTCAAAAAACTCATATAAGCTCAATAAACTAACATTACAAGCTTTTAAGCCCTAACAAGTTTAAACTTTAGAGAAATTAGGGTTGTAGGCAAACTGCAGAAatacaatcataatcataattaattaactTAAATGTAAAACTGAAAAACATATATCAAAACAGAATCCTTATTTGCTAGTAATTGCAGGATTTTATCAATTTGAATTCGAGGTTTTAGTATTTGAGGTGAATTAATTATTTGAGATGGATTGATTTTAGCATCATATTGTGATCGACCGAAATTGTATATGAACAAATAAGCAGAAATTGAGAAGCTTTTGCGGTTCTAATAATAACTGAATTTCAAATTAAACGTATGTATGTTGAGGTGTTCAAATTAGCTTAGATTGATAgattcatatatacatatagaaagatagaaatagatagatagatagatacatACCTGGTAATCGGTGAGAGATTTGGGGATGTTTACGGGAGAGAGAAGAGAAATTGACAAATTATTGGCTGGACCTGGGTTGTGTGTAATTTACCAaatttttttagttttatttttatattttaaaattaaaaatcgaTAATAAATACAAACATATGGACTATGGAGCTTCATTGTCCTTTTGTATTCTAGGAAATCAACAATTAATAATTGTAAaatttgatatttttatttttaatatacactaAATGTTTCTATAAATAAATTGACGATTGAATTTgaattttgttataataataataataataatatagatatggatagtcaattttggtgtatacatatagtcaattttggtacacaaagtatgtatttttatattgagattttaggctataaatactcatgaatgcaagcattaaacttgcaccatttcacacacttacaaagtgtttctttctttctccattatcatctttgttcttacacttcattaatagtattcttaatcaagaatcaaatcactaaaggtagttataagcctactgaattataacacgttatcagcacgataatcttaatactaaatatggttggctctgccaccaaaatgatatatggtcggttataccaccaaaatgatatatggtcggttataccaccaaaatgatatatggtcggttataccaccagaatgatataggtcggttataccacctgaaaaaatatatggtcgacactgtcgccaaattatcatttatgtttactaatatttatatttttgttatataacatttatttatgattgcttacacatggtcgacactgtcacctacttatcatttatgttatattaaatttatgtttaatgtttatatacttatgaatataaattgactctaatttatcatgttgtttgttttaatttttgataatagaaaatgtcgaatctggaaaagcttaaatttactcctttagaatcaactggaaacaactacatgccatgggttataaaagtaaaaatgcatcttaaatcaatgggcattcttgaaaccataaatgaaaacaacacttgttctgaaaaagaacaagctacggcatgttgctttattcatcaacatattgatgaatgcttacaaaataattatgtgactgtagaagatccccatgttttatgggaaggtctcaaaagcagattcaataatcaaagagaaattttacttccagctgcaatggaacaatggagaacattaaggttccaagactttaagaaagtaaatgaatacagctcagctctgtataatacatgttcacaacttaaattctgtggacatgaaattagtgatgcagacatgatggagaaaactttctccacaatgaatgctgcaaacatcacagtgcaaagaaatttgagaatgctaaagttcaaaacatatcctgaacttaattcatatctcttagttgcagagcaaaatgatgagctattaatgaaaaatcagcaatcccgccctactggtacacttgcaatccctgaagcaaatactgcaaataattataaacagggacaaggacgcgggcaaggtcgtggttataataaccatcaccatcatcatgccaaaagccataactatggtagaaaccatccttatggtaatggtaatgggcgtggacgtggtcgtggtcgtggccgtggtggtcaaagaaataataatccacgaaaatataaatatcaaccacaaaacaagcccactaaacaagatgttgaagaaaattcttctaaaaattctgaagaatcttgctacagatgtggtagaatgggccactgggctaatacttgccgaacatctaaacatcttgttaagatgtatcaggattcgctgaaaggtaaagaaaaggaagtaaattttgtggataatattgatccaacagtcactgagcaaccatccgatttatatgaagatttcttgaattaacttaatatgtttcttttataaataaacgatttaacctttgtcatcatgttttgtcaaatgtttcagttctatatgttttatcaaatgttccagttctatgtttgatgtttcaattctatgtatgtcaaatgtttcagttttatctatttgtgtgtaataaacattttgtgtaacatttatatacttactgtttgtttcttatatatgaagtttaatatgaattctgctggaacacaacatcaatcaagtggtggagatctctgtatagcagacagtggaactacacacactatacttaaatccgagaaatattttattgatctaaaaccaacggaaggaactatacatacaatatcaggacctgctaacttgataaaggggataggaaaggcaaatttcatactaccaaatggtacgaaatttttaataaataatgccttattttctcccaagtcaagtagaaatttattgagtttctccgacatataccttaatgggtatgattatcagtcggtaacaacagaaaatgagaaatatttaagtatcactgacaagagtcatgtggttgaaaaactgccaagacttagttctggattacattatacacatataaatgtaccagaaacacatatggtagttaatgaaaaatatattgatcctggtgtattcagtttatggcataacagattaggccatccaggatcaacaatgatgaaaaggattattgaatgtactcatggacatccactaaaggatagaaaaatccatcgtgatacaatggttccatgtacatcttgctctcttggaaaattgataactagaccctcaccacttaaggttgagaaagaatcaccaatgtttcttgaaagaattcaaggtgatatatgtggaccaattcatccaccatgtggaccatttagatatttcatggttctaattgacgcatctagcagatggtctcatgtttgtctgttatcaagccgtaatgtggcatttgcaaaatttcttgcccaaattattaaattgagagcacattttcctgattacaccattaaaaaggtgagacttgataatgctggtgagtttacatctcaagcatttaatgactattgcatgtctataggaattgttgttgaacattctgttgctcatgtgcatacacaaaacggtttagccgagtcactgattaaacgtttacagttaattgctagaccattgataatgagaacaaaactccctgtatctatatggggtcatgcaattttacatgctgctgcattgattcgcatcagaccgagtgcaagtcataaatattcccccctacaacttgcttttggtcaagagccaaatatttcccaccttagaacatttggttgtgcagtgtatgttccaattgcgctaccacaacgtacaaaaatgggtcctcaaagaaggttgggaatatatgttggatatgaaacatcttcaattataaggtatattgaacctatgacaggagatgtttttacagcacgttttgctgattgtcattttaatgaaacattgttccctagattagggggagaaatgaaaaataaagaaaacgatgtttcatggtgtgaacctcaattaaattatcttgatcctcgcacaaaagaatgcgagacagaagttcaaaagataatgcatatacaagaacttgcaaatcaattgcctgatgcatttacagatacaaaaatggtgacaaaatcatatataccagcagtaaatactccagctcgaattgaaattccaaaagctggcaataacgtcactcatgaatctttgccacgtcagaaacgtggaagaccaattggttcaaaagataaaaatcctcgaaaaagaaaatcagctgataatgaggtaaaagaaagtgttcaagaagaaccaaaaatcagtactcctactgcagaggagattgatgatgtcaatatagaaattgcaatcaattatgcatattcaaaaatattatggaaccgaaatgaaatgaaaaatcttgatgagaaattttcatttaatgttgcgtatgacatcatgaataatgatgatgatccagaaccaacatctatggttgaatgtcaaaatagacatgattgggctcaatggaaagaagcaatacgagctgaattagaatcactcaataaaagaaaggttttcggatccatcattctcattcctaaagatgtgaaacctgtaggatacagatggatttttgtccgaaaaagaaatgagaaaaatgaagttacaaggtataaagctagacttgtagctcaaggtttttctcaaagaccaggaattgattatgaagaaacttattcccctgttatggatgcaattacttttagatacttaatcagcctggcagtttctaaaaatttagaaatgcatctcatggatgttgtgactgcttatctatatggatcacttgatagtgatatatatatgaagatacctgaaggatttaaggtaccagaagcatcaaatgcaaaacccaaagaaatgtattcgattaaattacaaagatctttatatgggttaaaacaatcgggacgtatgtggtataaccgattaagtgattacttgataagcaaagggtatacaaataaccttacttgcccttgtgttttcattaagaaaacaacatccggatatgtgatcatagctgtttatgttgatgatcttaacatcataggtacaaataaagagatccatgaagccattcaacttctaaagaaagaatttgaaatgaaagatctcggaaaaaccaagtattgccttggtttacaaattgagcatatgcctaatggtttacttgtacatcaaacaacatatactgaaaagattttgaaacgtttcaatatggacaaggcaaagccattaagtactcctatggttgttagatcactcaatgttgaagctaatccatttcgtccatgtgaagatcatgaagacattcttggaccagaagtaccatatctcagtgcaattggagctcttatgtatcttacaaattgtacaagacctgacatttcttttgcagttaatttgttggcaaggttcagctctgctcctaccaaaagacactggaatgggatcaaacacatatttcgataccttcgaggaactactgatttaggattattttattctaacgaatcaaaacaagatttggttggttatgcagatgcaggttatttatctgatccacataaagctaaatctcaaactggatatgtattcctaaatggaggtactgcaatatcatggcgttctcaaaaacaaacacttgttgctacatcatcaaatcatgccgaagtgattgcattacatgaagctactcgagaatgtttttggttgagatcaatgacacaactcattactgattcttgtggactagaacgcgataaaagtccaacaactatctatgaagataatgcagcttgcatagcacagatgaaagaagggtatatcaaaagtgaccgaacaaaacacataccacctagattcttctcatacactcaaaatctcattaaggacaaccagattgaaatgagatatgtgcaatccagcaaaaactctgctgatcttttcacgaaagcacttccaactgctattttcagaacacacgttcataacattggcatgagacatgttcaaaagatgtaacagctgaagcgatgtctaattgagggggagtcaactccatgctgcactctttttcccttagctaaagttttttcccactgggttttctttagcaaggtttttaacgaggcagtaatttatagttgatcttcaacaaaataaaattgctatccaagggggagtgttataataataataataataatatagatatggatagtcaattttggtgtatacatatagtcaattttggtacacaaagtatgtatttttatattgagattttaggctataaatactcatgaatgcaagcattaaacttgcaccatttcacacacttacaaagtgtttctttctttctccattatcatctttgttcttacacttcattaatagtattcttaatcaagaatcaaatcactaaaggtagttataagcctactgaattataacaaatttaagtataaaaactaattttttttatatttatataatatgaaAAGTTAACACTTCGAAATAAATGTTTAATTAGGGTTACGTTTAGCATTCTTCATTTATCAATTTATCGACTTTAGACATTCAACTTTGGTTTAGTTATGTTGTTATAACCACCCTTCATCTTTTCAATCTTTGTAGTTTAGATCCCTCACGTTAGATATATTTACAAAATAATGAATCAAATGCACCAAATAGCACTTTAATTACATCGTAATACGAACAATTCTACTTGATTCTTGAACACAAAGATCCCTATCTACGGACCTGGGTATGAGAGTAGAAGCGCCCAATCAAGCGCTTTAGTTGACATGCTCATGCGTGGCAGCTAGTATAGATGAATAAAGGCGGACCGTTTGAATGAGACCGTACTCATTTGCAGAGAATGCATAAACAAGACTATCAAGTCTACATGTTTATCCTTTTTTGAGTTTTCTATAAGAATATAATCACGTCATTTTAtgattgtaagaccctaatatttattgtacaaaaTTGTAAAtaaggtacatgaagtgtgggaagCTGTGTGTAATTAAACTATGATCAGAGACGGTTCAGAtcattgtgcgcgccgcgcacatgtatAGGAGTGCGCCACGCACCTTTCCAGCTGGCAGATTCTGTTTCTTTTAATTTGATATTttagaagggctttttggtaaattcacttggggacgagttaaaggccacaagatcagttgatggagtgtcataactccatttcaaccaccttcatctttctacttcaagtttagagagagaaacccatttgagagagagaaagctcaaattaagaaggaagaagttgatttcgggtcaaatcgcgtgtattaaagttgttcatctagtcactagctacgtcgtggttgtggtggtaagctctaatcttgatttccttagtttgatttggttaagggttagggtttgggttagtgatgaacataaaatccattgtgggtgattttgggggtttttgggtaagattgagtcataagGACTCATgattgactaacctagggtttcaaagtaataaatAGTGTTAATGAGTCTTAGATGGTTAGTtaaatcactagctcacttgtgttgttagtgattagttggggaTTTGGACCTCGGttgagtgattctagtgcaaatgagtcataaataccctcttgggtcataaatgcactagtgaggttagttggtgtacaatccaacttgttatgtgaattaattgggcattaattatatttaggtgacttgctttgaaggttacaagttgtTGGAAATTTcaccaagacgacaaggtgagtggaatacttatgtatgtatgtatatgatttatatgcCCATGTTAATTGtgtacatagccgttttgtgcacatggttgtgagtaatggccattattaagtgatgccatagccattttgggacactttgggggaataccatagccgttttgggatacctcggggttagcataccatagccgttttgagAGCTAATCGAATAACCGGTTCTTACTCACacgtgatcaagtgatgccatagcctttTTGGAACActtaggggtgatgccatagccgttttggaacaccccgggggttagcataccatagccgtttttgggagctaacggttattatgaacaccgatgacttgttcgcgaggtcattcccttgcgatattggttaaccatggtttatacttgttgatgtttagcatttcattattattatgattattatgctttAGATATTGCTAGTTGTAcgttttgatgatactagcttttgTTACGAGATGATATGCGATTATATGCATTAAATGATgttgtggatgcgagtaggtaagtggtatatgcatgtatatatttattctactcactaagcgttagcttaccctctcgttgtttacctttttaggctccggcgcggacaagggcaaaggtatcctTTTGGATTAGTAGTGACTCTCGAGggcttagcttttggaagttcaaccaagatatgggtagtttaacccaaaacaccatgctctaagtgtcgtttggaaattaaacttttgtggtcgaaactcgtacttTCGTActtaagggtaatttgggcatatgtaggCCCCgcgttgtaaaactcattttattattggaacgtgttagttttacttattataacatgttgtaaaaagcgtttcgtctaaaagtgccgggaagtgGGAGATATTTAAACGAAAATGAcaaattttggacagcgggctgtccggcagtctgcgcgccgcgcacagactgggctgcgcgccgcgcacccagtcTGGGCAGAactgtttcaattttttttttatttcatatttttggttggttaacgggttgggtcgttataagtggtatcaaagcatggtctaaggaatttaggtgacttgagataggcgcctagacttagacttttgtgttgtaatTTTAAATGCGGGACTTGTAGTACTACGGGTCGAtacgggttttggttagtgcattgATGAATAGGTAGACTAACTATGCTAATgttatgttgttactaatcatgcgttattgttttgaacatcgagcaagatggttgtgggacgtttgagcatggcacggcatgcgagcgtaatagtgagtcgcgaccactattacggctgcaagtcaagtcaagcaaggacgtgcgatgaaatgtcccgttcttattgattaaaaacgttccatattaattgatttcgttgcgaggttttgacctctatatgagacgtttttcaaagactgcattcattttaaaacaaaccataacctttatttcatcaataaaggtttaaaaagctttatgtagattatcaaataatgataatctaaaatatcctgtttacacacgaccattacataatgatttacaatacaaatatgttacaacaaaataagtttcttgaatgcagtttttacacaatatcatacaagcatggactccaaatctcgtccttatttaagtatgcgacagcggaagctcttaataatcacctgagaataaacatgcttaaaacgtcaacaaaaatgttggtgagttataggtttaacctatatatatatcaaatcataataatagaccacaagatttcatatttcaatatacatcccatacatagagataaaaatcattcatatggtgaacacctggtaaccgacattaacaagatgcatatataagaatatccccatcattccgggacacccttcggatatgatataaatttcgaagtactaaagcatccggtactttggatggggtttgttaggcccaatagatctatctttaggattcgcgtcaattagggtgtctgttccctaattcttagattaccagacttaataaaaaggggcatattcgatttcgataattcaaccatagaatgtagtttcacgtacttgtgtctattttgtaaatcatttataaaacctgcatgtattctcatcccaaaaatattagattttaaaaatgggactataactcactttcacagatttttacttcgtcgggaagtaagacttggccactggttgattcacgaacctataacaatatatacatatatatccaagtatgttcaaaatatatttacaacacttttaatatattttgatgttttaagtttattaagtcagctgtcctcgttagtaacctacaattagttgtccacagttagatgtacagaaataaatcgataaatattatcttgaatcaatccacgacccagtgtatacgtatctcagtattgatcacaactcaaactatatatattttggaatcaacctcaaccctgtatagctaactccaacattcacatatagagtgtctatggttgttccgaaatatatatagatgtgtcgacatgataggtcgaaacattgtatacgtgtctatggtatctcaagattacataatatacaatacaagttgattaagttatggttagaatagatttgttaccaattttcacgtagctaaaatgagaaaaattatccaatcttgttttacccataacttcttcattttaaatccgttttgagtgaatcaaattgctatggtttcatattgaactctattttatgaatctaaatagataaagtataggtttatagtcggaaaaataagttacaagtcgtttttgtaaaggtagtcatttcagtcgaaagaacgacgtctagatggccattttagaaaa is from Rutidosis leptorrhynchoides isolate AG116_Rl617_1_P2 chromosome 10, CSIRO_AGI_Rlap_v1, whole genome shotgun sequence and encodes:
- the LOC139871817 gene encoding uncharacterized protein yields the protein MYNRHMASTAIVTRGGQPSDSGDTVVTLDQVPKWSDGDFRYSYEIEDPNFPNMHFPDPLASSSGAEISGKVSRFPVDHEVNSKIYLWRGNPWNLEVDAVVNSTNENLDEAHCSPGLHAAAGPGLAEECATLGGCRTGMAKVTNAYDLPARRVIHTVGPKYAVKYHTAAENALSHCYRSCLELLIENGLQSIAMGCIYTEAKNYPREPAAHVAIRTVRRFLEKQKNEISGVVFCLTTTNDTEIYKRLLPLYFPRDKKEEEIAISKLPADVGDENGETVIDERKIRIKPLPNIKNTVPKPPRASLDVPVSDQQGLTRRNSSYLESYLDPAFMSIIKDPDQRRTEQWERTARAQNGFNFAKLLGFGDLGGPALSAAEEYSLHSRYLAKANSLNLSEIAEMKILYRGGVDSEGRPVMVVVGAHFLLRCLDLERFVLHVIKEFEPLIQKPYSIVYFHSAASLQVQPDLGFMRRLQQILGRKSQRNLHAIYILHPTFGLKAAILALQLLVDGMVWKKAVYVDRLLQLFRYVPREQLTIPDFVFQHDLEVNGGKGLIVDPRTKYVYHRP